The Pedobacter ginsengisoli region TGATCTTTAAGTGTCTGATATTTTGTTTCTGCCAGTTGTTTAAATTCATTCAAAACCTTCCCCAGAGTTCTTTTTTCCTCTGGTGAAACGGCTTTAAACTCATCAAAAATATCTTTGATAATTCCCTTAGTACCAAGGAATTTTATACGGAATTGCTCTAATTCATCTGCTTTATCGGTGGAGAAAGCATTTATTTCTGCGGTATACTGTGTTATCTTGTCTTGTAACATGGCGCAAATATACAGCTATTTATACAATATATTTATAATGGCTGAGTCCAAAAATCGTCATGAAGTATCAATCCATAAAGAAAATAGACTCAGCCACTTATTTTTATATTACACCTAAAGCCTTGCCAACTTTAGTAAATGCCGCAATAGCCTTATCTAAATGGTGCTGCTCATGAGCTGCAGACAACTGCACACGAATTCTGGCCTTGCCTTGTCCTACCACCGGATAATAGAAACCAATTACATAAATACCTTCTTCAAGCATTTTTGCAGCAAATTCCTGGGCAAGTTTAGCATCATAAAGCATAACCGGAACAATCGGGTGTACGCCATCTTTAATATCAAAACCAGCTTCAGTCATTTTTGTACGGAAGTAAGATGTATTGCTTTCCAGTTTATCTCTTAAATCAGTTGTTTCACTTAAAAGATCTAAAACCGCAACAGAAGCGCCCGTAATTGCAGGAGCAAGTGTATTGGAGAATAAATATGGACGAGATCTTTGACGTAGCATATCAATAATTTCTTTCTTACCGGAAGTAAATCCTCCGGATGCACCACCAAGTGCCTTACCCAAAGTACCTGTAATAATATCAATTCTATCCATCACGTTGAAATGCTCATGAGTACCACGTCCAGTTTTCCCCATAAAGCCTGTACAATGCGACTCATCTATCATTACCAATGCCTCATATTTATCTGCCAGGTCACATATCTTATCTAATGGCGCAACAACTCCGTCCATAGAAAAAGCACCATCAGTAACAATAATACGATGCCTGGCATCTTTAGCAGCAATTAATTGCTGTTCAAGATCAGCCATATCAGCATTTTTATATCTGAAACGCTTTGCCTTACACAAACGTACACCATCAATAATTGAAGCATGATTCAGTTCATCAGAAATGATTGCATCCTGATCATTAAACAGAGGTTCAAAAACACCACCGTTAGCATCAAATGCAGCAGCATATAAAATTGTATCCTCTGTACCTAAAAATTTAGAAAGCTTTGCCTCCAGTTCTTTATGAATATCCTGGGTACCACATATAAAGCGTACTGACGACATTCCGTAACCGTGTTTATCTATGGCTTTTTTTGCCGCTTCAATAACAGCCGGATGAGACGATAGTCCCAAATAATTATTTGCACAAAAGTTAATCACCTCTTGCCCAGTGCTGATCTTAATATCAGCTCCCTGAGGGGTTACAATGATACGTTCACGTTTAAATAAACCGTCTTTTTCTATTTGCTCCAGTTCTTGTTCCAGAACGGGTTTTAAAGTTTTGTACATATTTAAAAATAATTAGTGCAACCAAAGTTATAAAAATATCATCTTGTGTTGGTAAGGCAATTAGAGGGCCATTGCAAACTTTAACATAAAAAATCTGTTTAGTATTAACAACTAATCCGATATTTAAGCTTTAAACCCAATTAATGAAGAATATTTTTTTAACGCTATTTCTTTCAATAAGCACTGTTGGCCTATCAGCACAGCAGCTTAAACTTAGTGGTTCAATAAAAGATACAGAAGGACAAACTGTTCCTTTTGCCTCAGTTTACATAAAAAATACAACCATTGGAACATCTGCCAATGTTGATGGTGTTTATTCGCTAAATATAGAAAAAGGCTCTTTTACCATTATCTATAAAGCTATTGGCTATAAAGCGTTAGAAAAAGAAATCACCATGAATGATAACCTTACAGAAGATGTAGTTATCACACCCGAAACTTATACTCTTGCCGGAGTTACAATAGATGGCAATGCTGAAGATCCGGCTTACGAAATTATCAGGCAAGCCATAAAAAAAAGAAAGTCTCATCTAAACGAAGTAAAGGCATATAAAGCAGATGTATATATTAAAGGGGTACAAAAACTTGTAGGTGCCCCAAAACGATTCTTTGGAAGAGACATTCAAAAAACACTTGACCTGGATACCAACAGAAGAGGAATTTTGTATCTATCAGAGTCGACTTCCACATTTTCGTACGAACGGCCAAATAAGATTCACGAAGAAATGGTATCTTCTAAAATTGCCGGCCGCAACAATGCCTTTAGCTTCAATAAGGCATCAGACCTGATCATAAATTTTTACGACAACATCTTATTAGAAGATAAACTGAGTGCCAGGGGCTTTGTATCTCCAATTTCCGACAATGCCTTTCTCTATTACCGTTACAAATTGCTTGGTGTATCTACAGAAAACGGAGAAACAGTTAATAAAATCCAGATCATTCCACGTAGGGAACACGATCCTGTTTTTAGGGGTACCATCTATATAACAGACGACACATGGCATCTGGTTAATGCCGATGTATACCTAACCAGCAACTCAGGGGTTAACCTGCTCGACACTTTAAATATCTCGCAGCAGTTTATTAAAACCGAGAATACTTACATGCCATCAAACATCAATTTCCAGTTTAATGGAAATGTACTTGGTTTT contains the following coding sequences:
- the kbl gene encoding glycine C-acetyltransferase yields the protein MYKTLKPVLEQELEQIEKDGLFKRERIIVTPQGADIKISTGQEVINFCANNYLGLSSHPAVIEAAKKAIDKHGYGMSSVRFICGTQDIHKELEAKLSKFLGTEDTILYAAAFDANGGVFEPLFNDQDAIISDELNHASIIDGVRLCKAKRFRYKNADMADLEQQLIAAKDARHRIIVTDGAFSMDGVVAPLDKICDLADKYEALVMIDESHCTGFMGKTGRGTHEHFNVMDRIDIITGTLGKALGGASGGFTSGKKEIIDMLRQRSRPYLFSNTLAPAITGASVAVLDLLSETTDLRDKLESNTSYFRTKMTEAGFDIKDGVHPIVPVMLYDAKLAQEFAAKMLEEGIYVIGFYYPVVGQGKARIRVQLSAAHEQHHLDKAIAAFTKVGKALGVI